Within Anopheles ziemanni chromosome 2, idAnoZiCoDA_A2_x.2, whole genome shotgun sequence, the genomic segment tccattaccTAGTTAGACAGAGTGAAACATTTCAAGAAAATCCGAGTTTTTCGTGTCGGGGCGCACGGGTTTGTCACTTTTATTCGATTTTGGTCCCATTTTGggatacgaaacaaaaaaaaagggtacgAAGCAAGAAAATCCCTTCAGGTAAAGGGAAACAAATTTGATCTAGCAAAACAATCCGATCGTAAAAGTCTGCGCTTTTCAATCACCACTGCGACGTAACACTGTTGatatatggaaaaaaaaactctggcTATCACTGGACACATCAACGACCACACATACGTACTTAGAATCACACGAATATCAATGCTTCGTTTTTGGTAGCTACTCATAGATAGAATGTCAAGGgaattaaatcaatttaaaacctAAATAAACTCATCAAATCCACTCACCGGAAACTGCACTTAAGAGCGTGAGAAAGTGATTTCTGCTCTCCAGCTTTTCACTACCTTGCCATGATGTTGAAAGATTGTAGGCGGAAAAAACAATCTCTTTTTCTACACACCGCTTGCTCCGGTGTACTTTCCTCCATCTGTTCGTACATGTGATGGTAacagtttatttgtttcatccaACTAGGGGAAGCCATCGCATCATCGACTTAATGTCACcgacattaaaattaattaattctgGTCTCTCCTTTaacgtttaaaaacaaactggtAAAACCCAGCACTACTAAATCCTGTTTCAATTACGATTTACACACGTCACTGTGCAGGCAGTACAAACACATCACCGAACGGACGAGAAGATACGATGTTGTGGAAAGCTTTAATACCGGACCGGAATCGCATCTTCCGGACCGTGACCAAACGCCACGAGATTGCTCGAGCTACTGGACTCGCCGGTACCCGCTCTCTACGACATGAAGGACAAATACGCTCTTGGTGAGCTACTACCGTAACGCATTGTAACGCTTCGTAAGAACGCACAACACGTGGGGTCCTTTTTCCAGTGACAACCGATGTGAATGGAAGAAAACGGATTATCGCATAATTTCCAGTGAGAACTGTTGCCATTGGAAGAAAGAGGATGTTCAGTGAGTGCTCGTATTCGGCTTTCCAGCGTGAACTAAACATCAGTCCCAGTCCCTGAAGACCTGATAAAAGAAGTTCACTGAATTTCGGAACGTCGTATGTCGGAAAACTTCCAGTCGACATATTTCTCCTAGTGGATATCGGAACAAATGGCCCAAAATAAAGTGTAAGTGGAACAGCTGTTGTTGGTAATTGTTCAGTGGCCCGTTGCAAGAACGAACCTTGcgattgtttctatttttgttcaatCTCAAAGCATATTTTGAGTACCTCCAGGGTCACTGGAGCTTTCGGGGTTTCGAGCGAGACGCttcagaattttttttttaaatacatccCTACTGAGCAGCTCGGGTGTAACTGTATTCAACGTCACTCATAATCTTAGACCCAGTTGGTTTTGGTGCAATAGCATTTCAAACCATCAACTTGGCAAATAAATAGCAAACAACGAGTAATAAAAGAAACTGAGCTCTCTATCTCTTGTGAACGGTTAAGTTTGCGTCGTCTATTAACGTTTCCATCCATTTTCGCTCTACGAAATCAGTCTCATCCGGTAACAGAAACATTATAACCATCAGGCTTGTACTACATTTGTCATTAATTCTGCCCCTTATAGACGAACCCCatcgttaatttgcttcaTTAAGCTTTATGCTGTGCTCCAGCGGAACCAACAAGAGCAATCCCAGATCCATCCTTAAACGGAGTTCCGGGAATCATTCCCGGGACCAGCGTTTGGTTTTAATGGTACGATTTACAACCGCTGATCAATAAAGCACAGTCCCGGGGGATGCTGCCGATTTGTTGGCGCAGTCGTTAAATCGCCAGTTTGCTTGAAATGTCTGCATTCCTAATTAGGTTGCCGGAAGTGGCCACCGGAACATTTTAATGAATTGCTCGCGTGGAACACTCGGGGCCGAAAGTACATCCGTCAGCACAAATCAGATttattgtttgattgtttttattcaattaaatcattttatttaattagtcTTATCCAGACAAAATTTCTATCACTCCTCCAGacacaattaaaaataacccCAACTGAGTAAGTGTGCCTGAAGATCTACATACGTTTTCTTTTACGCACTCATGAATAAGTGTTCGTATAGGAAAACATTGCGAAAACTAAATTATCGTCAGGCTGTAGCATTTAGTTTAAACCCAATTTAACACGAATAGTCAAAATGAAGCACAACATGCAATTTAGAGTGGAatcaaaatttattcaaactgtTTTGTCCCATCTGCATTGTCCCTATATTTGAATGGTAAATTATCGATGCGTGCTTTGCGCAAAGGGCAACCATTCTAATGCGGCACTAAACAGGTTTCTTTGCATATTAAACATGGCGCAATAATTCATTTGCCAACCGAATGGGAATTTGCTCTCTTCATTGTGCCGTTATAGGCCTTAATTTGGAACAAACGTATTTGTTACAACGTAAGTATAGAATTAACATCTGGTAATGGTTAATGATGCTCTTCACTACAACAGAATATAAGAGTAAGattcgttgaaaaaaaaagtaaatatattATCCGTGAATAGTTCGTTTTGTCTTTCATGCATATAGTATGCACAGACTATATAAAAGCGAATCTTGTGGCTCCAAAATCTATTTCATTTTATGCAAATACGTACATCTACGTACAGCCACAAGTTTGCCAGTACATgtttgtgaaataaaattaactgcAGTTCatcctttttccatttcctccaTCCTAACTCTATTCCGAGCAGTCTCTCATTATCATCGTTATCATCATCGGCATTATCATAAACCGGTTCGGCCACTAGTAGTGGAAGGCCAGCCCATAAACAACGAGCTGATTCCATCCTAAAAATAGCTTACTATAGCTCTGCCAAACAATGAAtgtaagaaaatgaaagaaattctAGACCAGGGCAGGCTGGCCGAACGAGATGGTTGAAAAGGAATAAAGTAAACGATATTACACCACGAACCTTCATGAGCATAAGCATGGCCGGAAAATCTATTCACCGGAATCACGTACCACCACTAATGGTCCGCTCGCCACTCGATTGTTACCGATCGATAATGTTGTAATCTTTATATTTTGTCCTTCGTCCCTCGTCGCCCTTGTGCCACCCCGTTCTAGGTTCTGCTTGGAAGTGGCGCGTGCATAATACCACTTGGACTCGAGTTTACGAGCTGCACTAATTATTCCGTGTCCCTGTCACTAGCAAGTGATAGTTTGATTAAGGTTCGTGCAAAATGTCGTTCCCTGAAACTGATCaatattgcttttttatttggttcCACCTAAAACATATCATCATAATTAATTGAAGTCTAGTAAACTACTAAGCTAATCAATtcgaagaaacaaacattgaTGTTCCCCAATTTGTTTGCTTACCTGAAACAAACCTTTCAGCAAGAACCgagaatttattttaacagcACAAAAACTACCTTCACTCTGACCTCAAAACCGCTTCAAAACTTTcgttatttaattaaattgcatCATATTTTATCCATCTGTGGCGGGTGGTGAAAATTTTGCGGAATGTTACAGTTCGCTTTATCCCGCTAACTTTACGAATTGAAGTGCACTCTCAATGCCGATTGTTGAAATTTCTATTAAGGAAGTTTGAGCGTGTgctttcattccttttttcctttcaatcgTTCTACAGCCGTTGCATTTAATCCACCAAATGTACTCTGTGGTCCGAGCCCTAAAAACCCCAATCTAGTAGGTTGTTCATgtggtgttttttgtttaaactttCCCCTTGTTTTTGACCGTTCCCTTCACACCTCAGCACTCGAATATCCTATTTTACGCAACAGTTTGCGCACACCATCAGCCAGGTAGGATTATCCAATCGACCGCATGGTGTAGGTTTAATCAGTAGATGCAATGGGACGGCACTAAATAAACCACTACCATGCTCTAGTGCCTTCCTGCCAAACTGGAAAACGAAAGTTTAATTGTGAAACCAATCGGAACCTCCTGTGGGAGTTCAGCTTGTTGGCTTCATCACGATGGGTGAAGGATTTTCACaccatttatttcaaaaagtACTACAATTGTTCTAATGTGTTATGAGCTTTGAAAAAGGTGGACTTATTTAGAAGTATCTTTTATATTagtattttaaaacatgtaCTGTATTATGAAGTACAACTGCTCAATTCTACatatttttcggtttgttttttgttgatcGTTAAACGTTATGGATTGTGTGAACAATATCGTTCAAACAAAAGGTATTAAACAATCGTGAGAAAtgtaaaaccaaaacatttaTACATCCATATTCTTGTACAAACAGACAGATGTAACAGTAGAAACAAACAATCGGATGAAGGGAAATAAAAGGTGCAGTTGTTAAAAACTCACTGCTAGTGTTTTTTTCATCCCTTTCAAGTGTCCAACCAACTCTCTATTCCCACTGCAAAGCTATAACGAGTGAAAGAACTTTGCTATCGTACTCATTCTCTTCAATTGAACTCGTTGCAGTTGCTGAGTTGTGCAATTTTGTTCATGcatcgtttattttgtagttatttttttcacagGTTTGCTACCCCTCCATGTGGTAGACGCATCTGGGTGGGGTCGCATGGGTCGTTGAACTATTTCAATTGGCCGCGACCTCACCGACGAGTGCAACTTGGGGTGTTGCGCTTGGTTTCCGATTTGTTTGTGGTCGGAAGCCGGTGCAttttgttgcacacacgcTCATATTAAAGCCGTAAGCCAGACCACAAGCCCAGCGGTTTAACTGCACCGCCTTTGGGGGAGGTGAACGGGGAGAAAGGAGAGAAAATGTTCCGCACGACCTTCGACCATCACTGCATGCAACTCGTCAGCGATGTTTGGGGGTCTTGTGTCTGTTGACGGGGGTTAATGGTTCATAGCGCTGGATGCAATTTATGTTTCTGTTGCGATGCGTGACGATGCATTTTCACAcaaccacatacacacacactgttCCGTACAGAATGGCAACGTGTTGCAGCACTCTACAATTTCTgagcaaaaataaattgatgaGAAATGTTTCCGATTCACTTTCAATTATGTTGTAGATCTTTCGAGCATTCATTAAGGAGTTTAAAGTAATTTTAATATGAATAACACAAAATTTATAATGCACAATCTCAATATACTATGATTAGTAAAGTAAAGTTTACGTTACTCTAATGGATAGTCCACaaactttaaatttcaaataaggCAACCTCAACCAGCTCAAGAAATGCAAACCATGCCCCATTAGGGTAACATTTTCAAGGAtgaacaaccaaccaaccgctAATGAAAACCTCGGTCTACTGATTGCTGAATCATCTAAAATcaccagttttgtttttgttttaatcattttttccTCAAATAACCAACGGAACCGCACCGCCGACTGCAGTTTCTCGTCagctatcgtttttttttttttgcttttgtactGTGCATATTCGAGTAAAAGCTTTAAGCCCCCAGATCGTTCCTTTGTGCTCGAACAGAGATGATACCCAATACTGGTGTTCTTCAACCATGCCGGCGGTGATGTGCTCTCGATGCTTACCTTCAGATTAATTACTTTTGATAGTCATGTTTGGGCGCTCAAATTGTTTCAATTAACTTTTCGGCAATTTGCGTGAAGGTTGAAACAGTAACGAACATCGTATAACGCAGTTTTTTACGTTCTACTGagaaaaatattccatttttttattttattcacaaATCACCTTGCTTTCGGACCAGGTTAATCAAGGTGGAAGAGGTCTCGTTTGCGTCATTAAAAATCTTGCCACTTCGATCACAGATCAAAACCTTATTTACAGTGTGTTGTTAAATGAGAAAATTTACATATAATAATTACAATTATGGGCAATTTCGTATCGCGCTCGCCATCAGCGTACGACTCGGAAGCCGGAATGAGAAAGATTAGGTTAGttcttgatttcatttttcttcgccttcgccTGCTCGGCGACCGCTTCCTCCTCTTCGCCATCCACGTGGACGTTGATGTTGCGCACGTTGTTGCCCGAGCGAGCCCGGAAGTAGCTGCCGGAACCGGCCTGCTGCAAATTTCCGGCAATACTCTGCACCAGATCGTTGACGGCCTTCAGCGTCTGGATTGGGATCtgttggaaggaaaagaagagaATCA encodes:
- the LOC131294631 gene encoding uncharacterized protein LOC131294631, coding for MTITLSKCLRFGVMAMVLVALLSITPCSARPAIEADDLADGKIVNQSANINQPRSSILDNIFNIPIQTLKAVNDLVQSIAGNLQQAGSGSYFRARSGNNVRNINVHVDGEEEEAVAEQAKAKKNEIKN